The Candidatus Binatia bacterium genome has a segment encoding these proteins:
- a CDS encoding glycosyltransferase family 39 protein, with protein MIATFLLVGVQGIGRPGLLYDEVLFVNASLGGLNETFIHLRVWGVPVLLMAYIGALKAWLYAPVFWIWGVSPESIRIPALLLFAASLYVNARLASMLFGRFLGLVFLLALATDPALFFASRLDLGPNAMMSLMKALGLLLLFRWIRSPSNRLLAGLLLVLGLGVFDKLNFAWFVIGLATAALTFSRRLRQGLIAGAPGSWVLLSVPTAIGLYVAVTSVLPLLFHYETGHEQESVLSMARWDYVSTWAWLTLTGEALRMILFDQPPIPAAPWSGLLAGLLTASLLTISRRTFEVDEIPTSAWPIVLFFVALSTTVLVLILVTPQATRPHYMLALHPDGYFLAVALFAAVAGSVQTSWKRPVASGVIAIATLVVVLNVQRSAEYLDRTRSADAFLDWASPAIYSLAQRVQELDPDVIVSSQWGLHNQLFALAPPEKRRRYHDHWIFFSRPEAAEAGEMNRLFEEDYRGRRTLTVAHASEADGIRLPGDRANFLAFRREVLGQHAAPEVVLGPQGDPLYELYLSPPIPDPPRG; from the coding sequence GTGATTGCCACATTCCTCCTGGTGGGAGTTCAGGGCATCGGCCGCCCTGGGCTCCTGTACGACGAGGTGCTCTTCGTAAATGCGTCGCTCGGTGGACTGAACGAAACCTTCATCCACCTCCGAGTCTGGGGCGTGCCCGTTCTGCTGATGGCCTACATCGGGGCCTTGAAGGCGTGGCTCTATGCCCCGGTGTTCTGGATCTGGGGGGTCTCCCCCGAGAGCATTCGGATTCCTGCGCTCTTGCTTTTCGCTGCGAGCCTCTACGTAAACGCTCGACTCGCGTCGATGCTCTTCGGCCGCTTTCTGGGACTCGTCTTTCTCCTGGCTCTCGCGACCGATCCCGCTCTCTTCTTCGCCAGTCGGCTCGACCTGGGACCAAACGCCATGATGAGCCTCATGAAGGCTCTTGGGCTTCTCCTCCTGTTCCGGTGGATCCGCTCACCGTCGAACCGGTTGCTGGCAGGATTGCTCCTCGTTCTCGGGCTCGGCGTCTTCGACAAGCTCAACTTCGCATGGTTCGTGATCGGCCTGGCGACGGCAGCGCTGACCTTCTCTCGGCGACTTCGCCAAGGCCTGATCGCTGGGGCGCCGGGCTCCTGGGTTCTTCTGAGCGTGCCCACTGCGATCGGGCTTTACGTCGCAGTGACGTCCGTCCTGCCTCTCTTGTTCCACTATGAGACGGGACACGAGCAGGAATCGGTCCTGAGTATGGCCCGCTGGGACTACGTCTCGACCTGGGCTTGGCTGACGCTTACCGGAGAGGCGCTGCGCATGATCCTGTTTGATCAGCCGCCGATACCGGCGGCGCCGTGGAGCGGCCTCCTTGCCGGTCTGTTGACTGCGTCCCTCCTGACAATCTCGAGAAGGACCTTCGAGGTCGATGAAATTCCGACCTCCGCGTGGCCAATCGTCTTGTTCTTCGTTGCATTGTCTACGACCGTTCTCGTTCTGATCTTGGTCACTCCCCAGGCGACGAGGCCGCACTATATGCTCGCGCTTCACCCCGACGGCTACTTCCTGGCAGTCGCGCTGTTCGCCGCCGTGGCCGGCTCGGTGCAGACCTCATGGAAGCGACCTGTCGCGTCCGGCGTCATCGCGATCGCCACGCTGGTCGTCGTCTTGAACGTGCAACGGTCCGCGGAATACCTGGATCGCACGCGGTCGGCTGACGCATTTCTCGACTGGGCCAGTCCTGCGATCTATTCGCTGGCCCAACGGGTGCAAGAACTCGATCCCGACGTGATCGTGTCCTCCCAGTGGGGGCTCCACAATCAGCTCTTCGCGCTTGCGCCCCCCGAAAAGCGTCGCCGCTACCACGATCACTGGATCTTCTTTTCGAGGCCCGAGGCGGCGGAGGCTGGAGAAATGAACCGCCTCTTCGAGGAAGACTATCGCGGGCGGCGCACCCTCACCGTGGCGCACGCGTCCGAGGCCGACGGCATCCGCCTCCCCGGCGATCGAGCGAACTTCCTGGCGTTCCGAAGGGAGGTCCTCGGACAACACGCGGCGCCCGAGGTCGTCCTTGGACCGCAGGGCGACCCTCTTTATGAACTGTACCTCTCCCCCCCGATCCCCGATCCTCCCCGGGGATGA